From one Anopheles bellator chromosome 1, idAnoBellAS_SP24_06.2, whole genome shotgun sequence genomic stretch:
- the LOC131210604 gene encoding retinaldehyde-binding protein 1-like codes for MEYDEEVDKCPAEYAPYRTTLDESDLRLAKDELREDDDIRQPSIAQMRQFIAKHPQIVRCRTDPVFLLRFLRFTKFNVAEACAILERLLALVMRSRDAYGELADPLHPSVVRMLDLAAIVPLGYDERKRMVVLCRVGALDPKTTTSLLQMKLGGLIVGTCQEYERIQVHGLVVIMDFSGMSMAHVGMWSLSDVRLMAEYVNELIAMRVKEVHMTQVPKFAWLLLDLFLPLLSAKMKERFKFHRTIDELRGSLDLDPSLLPTIYGGRQSLEKANDNFRSMFERQRKWFRIEQQLHMDLSVPGPQSTGTARGHRNGFRDEEAMVGSFRKLTVD; via the exons ATGGAGTACGACGAAGAAGTGGACAAATGCCCGGCAGAGTACGCACCTTATCGGACGACGCTCGACGAGAGCGATCTTCGCCTCGCTAAGGACGAACTGCGTGAAGACGACGACATTCGCCAGCCCTCGATCGCCCAGATGCGCCAGTTCATTGCGAAACACCCCCAGATAGTCCGCTGCCGGACGGATCCCGTGTTTCTGCTGCGATTTCTGCGCTTCACCAAATTCAATGTGGCCGAGGCGTGTGCGATTCTGGAgcggctgctggcgctggtgatgCGATCGCGCGATGCGTACGGCGAGTTGGCGGATCCGCTGCATCCGAGTGTGGTGCGGATGCTGGATCTAGCGGCGATCGTGCCGCTAGGGTACGACGAGCGGAAACGTATGGTGGTCCTGTGTCGCGTTGGTGCACTGGACCCGAAAACGACCACCTCGCTGCTGCAAATGAAGCTGGGAGGACTGATCGTCGGTACCTGCCAGGAATACGAGCGGATCCAGGTGCACGGGCTCGTGGTCATCATGGACTTCTCCGGTATGTCGATGGCGCATGTCGGCATGTGGAGCCTCAGTGACGTACGGCTGATGGCCGAGTACGTCAACGAGCTGATCGCGATGCGCGTCAAGGAGGTGCACATGACACAGGTGCCCAAGTTTGCCTGGCTCCTGCTGGATCTCTTCCTTCCGCTGCTGAGTGCCAAAATGAAGGAACGATTTAAG TTCCATCGCACGATCGATGAGCTGCGCGGCTCGCTGGATCTGGACCCTTCCCTGTTACCGACGATCTACGGTGGGCGACAGTCGCTGGAGAAAGCGAACGATAACTTTCGCTCAATGTTCGAACGGCAACGGAAATGGTTCAGGATTGAACAACAGCTACACATGGACCTGTCGGTGCCGGGCCCACAATCAACCGGCACCgcacgtggccaccggaacgggtTCCGCGACGAAGAAGCGATGGTCGGCAGCTTTCGTAAGCTAACCGTTGATTAG
- the LOC131216304 gene encoding elongation of very long chain fatty acids protein 7-like, translated as MLVLRYLASFYHYVNYEVSDPRVNGWFLMGTPWPGATILGLYLMFVLKWGPKWMENKKPFRIDSIIKYYNLAQVVICAFLFVEGFRLGYLRGYSFLCQPVDYSPTEVPIMIARRCYYYFLVKVLDLLDTIFFVLRKKQNQVSFLHVYHHTGMVMLIWSGVKWFPGGHGVFMGFINSFVHVVMYFYYFLTSVSPKYKGNLWWKKYITQLQIIQFGMIFLQWFVLLFQPNCTFPKWPLFVILPQNLFMFCLFLDFYYQAYMKKAASKPRPVKATDSGTQNGVQPPESWPHEKATTADGDGGQCIERGKTKALVTS; from the exons ATGCTCGTGCTCCGGTACCTGGCGTCGTTCTATCACTACGTCAACTACGAAGTCAGCG ATCCCCGGGTCAATGGCTGGTTCCTGATGGGCACCCCGTGGCCCGGGGCCACCATACTGGGGCTCTACCTGATGTTCGTCCTCAAGTGGGGCCCGAAGTGGATGGAGAACAAGAAACCGTTCCGCATCGACAGCATCATCAAGTACTACAACCTGGCCCAGGTCGTCATCTGTGCGTTCCTCTTCGTCGAG GGTTTCCGGCTGGGGTATCTGCGTGGCTACAGCTTCCTGTGCCAGCCGGTGGACTACTCGCCGACGGAGGTCCCGATCATGATCGCCCGccgctgctactactacttccTGGTGAAGGTGCTCGATCTGCTCGACACGATCTTCTTCGTGCTGCGGAAGAAGCAGAACCAGGTAAGCTTCCTGCACGTGTACCACCACACCGGCATGGTGATGCTGATATGGAGCGGAGTGAAGTGGTTccccggcggccacggcgtgTTCATGGGCTTCATCAACAGCTTCGTGCACGTGGTCATGTACTTCTACTACTTCCTCACCTCCGTCAGCCCGAAGTACAAGGGTAACCTCTGGTGGAAGAAGTACATCACCCAGCTCCAGATC ATCCAGTTCGGCATGATCTTCCTGCAGTGGTTCGTGCTGCTGTTCCAACCGAACTGCACCTTTCCGAAGTGGCCCCTGTTCGTCATCCTGCCGCAGAACCTGTTCATGTTTTGTCTCTTCCTCGACTTCTACTACCAGGCGTACATGAAGAAGGCGGCATCGAAGCCACGACCGGTGAAGGCCACCGACAGCGGCACCCAAAATGGTGTCCAACCGCCCGAGTCCTGGCCGCACGAgaaggccaccaccgccgacggtgacggtggccagtGCATAGAGCGCGGCAAAACGAAAGCCCTGGTCACCTCCTAA
- the LOC131210624 gene encoding uncharacterized protein CG1161, giving the protein MARKLWCSIALVVFICFSTAQAQSYEDKRCKCICPSIKTVDAGGGQGTDRMLIIDNVPPNKCNCDGVILPRIADKIKGKGQEICPRCDCKYENRNTTIIKVVVIIVIWIISLLVIYMLFLMCLDPLLNKRVKANYQEHTNEDDDTAVTVGNGQDMHVRDSNVLNRVGHQQDKWKRQVREQRRNIYDRHTMLN; this is encoded by the exons ATGGCTCGTAAATTGTGGTGCAGCATTGCGTTAgtggttttcatttgtttctcgACGGCCCAG GCCCAATCGTACGAGGACAAACGCTGCAAGTGCATCTGCCCGAGCATAAAAACTGTCGATGCGGGAGGTGGACAGGGCACCGACCGGATGCTGATCATCGACAACGTGCCACCGAACAAATGCAACTGCGACGGTGTCATCCTGCCACGGATAGCGGACAAGATAAAGGGCAAGGGCCAGGAAATCTGCCCGAGGTGTGACTGCAAGTATGAGAACCGCAACACAACCATCATAAAG GTGGTCGTGATTATTGTGATTTGGATCATATCGCTGCTCGTTATCTACATGCTCTTCCTGATGTGTCTCGATCCGCTGCTGAACAAGCGTGTTAAAGCCAACTACCAGGAGCACACCAATGAAGAC GATGATACAGCCGTCACGGTGGGCAATGGACAGGATATGCATGTGCGGGACAGCAACGTGCTGAATCgcgtcggccaccagcaggacAAGTGGAAGCGTCAGGTGCGAGAACAGCGCCGTAACATCTACGATCGGCACACAATGCTAAACTGA
- the LOC131210614 gene encoding alpha-tocopherol transfer protein-like codes for MTVTYGVEKCPAKFEEYRCTLPDHYRKLAAEQLREDDLIRKQALDQMRKWIAKHPYIRRCRTDAVFLLRFLRQRKFSIPKACEMLERYLALRQSFPHWFQGLDPYDQRMMQLNDDEVFHVLGFDSKGQIVILIKSRNFRVDRYDLVDLIRFLHMNMEILSCDELVQVAGVVLVVDCYEASMAHFTLFRLSEMRHIGPYINQLLPIRCREIHVIRLPKVAASIVDLLFAYVSPKLKHRFFFHKTINEAVKHLGTALLPAEYTNEDVEPKSLTHVYSKRTMDSRDELKTMDQMEIDVAKFSSVWNKNLPTGCAPGGIDAGMVGSFRKLDID; via the exons ATGACAGTGACGTACGGTGTCGAGAAGTGTCCAGCCAAGTTCGAGGAGTATCGGTGCACGCTTCCGGACCACTACCGAAAGCTGGCCGCCGAGCAGCTGCGGGAGGATGATCTAATCCGAAAGCAGGCGCTCGATCAGATGCGCAAGTGGATCGCGAAGCACCCGTACATCCGGCGGTGCCGCACGGATGCTGTGTTTCTGTTGCGCTTCCTGCGCCAGCGCAAGTTCTCCATCCCGAAGGCGTGCGAAATGCTCGAACGCTACCTGGCCCTTCGCCAGTCGTTCCCACACTGGTTCCAGGGACTCGATCCGTACGACCAGAGGATGATGCAGCTCAACGATGACGAGGTGTTCCACGTGTTGGGTTTCGACTCCAAGGGCCAGATTGTGATACTGATCAAATCGCGAAACTTTCGCGTCGATCGGTACGATCTGGTCGATCTGATCCGGTTCCTGCACATGAACATGGAGATCCTGTCGTGTGACGAGCTGGTCCAGGTGGCCGGCGTTGTGTTGGTGGTCGACTGTTACGAGGCTTCCATGGCGCACTTTACGCTGTTCCGGCTTAGCGAAATGCGCCACATCGGGCCGTACATAAATCAGCTGCTCCCGATCCGGTGCCGGGAGATCCACGTTATCCGGCTACCGAAGGTTGCGGCCTCGATCGTCGATCTGCTGTTCGCCTACGTCAGCCCCAAGCTGAAGCACCGGTTCTTT tTCCACAAAACGATCAACGAAGCGGTGAAGCACCTGGGGACGGCCCTTCTTCCGGCCGAGTACACTAACGAGGACGTCGAACCGAAATCGTTGACTCATGTCTACAGCAAACGGACCATGGATAGCCGCGACGAGCTGAAGACGATGGACCAGATGGAGATCGAtgtggcaaagttttcgtcgGTATGGAACAAAAACCTGCCCACCGGATGTGCCCCGGGCGGGATCGATGCGGGGATGGTGGGCAGCTTCCGCAAGCTGGATATCGATTGA